The genomic segment TGTGCTGCTGTTTTTTTTATGCTCATTTTAACTCCCTGGCTATCTACGCTTTTTTTGTCTGCTCATTTTGAGAGCGCAGCCCTCAAAATTTATAATTTTTTACCCTGTGTATACAGACTATTATGCCCAAACTTCAGAGCTGCTAAACAGACTTCGGCGTAAATTTATGCATAATTTCTGAATTCTCGATTGAGAGTTGGGGGGCAGTCATGCTGTTTGAAATTCAGAGGGGAGGGGGCTGATTTCAGGAAGAGGGTGTGCATAAAAAGAGAATCTCTTTGTAATTTCTGAGCGGTTTGGCTTGCTGAATCCTTAAATATATATTTCAATGGTTTAGACGAAGCCAAGGAGTGAAATGCCATGCAGGAGAATGTCCTGATAGATGTTATTGACGATCTGAAAGCTGTATTAGATCGTTTGGGCCATGATTATTCATTGATCAGGCATCCCGCTGGTGGACTGAAGCGGGTAGGCTCGGTTGACCTGCCTGTCAGCTATCGCCTGTTTCTTGAACATTTTGCGCCGAATGGTGCTGAAATCCGTTTTGCCCAATACCATGCCCTGACCTTTTATCTTCAGGATGAATTGGAGTTGGTGCAGTCGAAAAACTACAGCCAGGATGGCTTTCTGGTGATTGGGCTCTATGATGAACAGCCGCTTTTGCTGAAACTTTCTGATTCAGAAGAGGGGGATGCGGGGGTATTCAAAGCCTCCGGTCGCCAATATTTGCGTATGGCGGGTTCTTTCTTTCAGTTCTTGCGTATGTTTCAACTCAGTTTGGAAATGTTGGGCTCTCTCAGTGATTTTGACGAGGCGGTGCCCGGCTATCAAGAAGAAGAGGAAATGGGCTATCACGACAGCTATGAAGATGTCGGAGCCATGCGATCGCGTGAGGAATTGCTTGAAGAATTCTATAATGAGCTTGAAATGATCGATCCCGATGGCGCTGAAAATTGGGGGTTGGACTAAGTTTCTGTCCCTGCAAAAAATAAAAAACAGGCTTTGGAGTTCTCCAAAACCTGTTTTTTTGTGTCTTTACTGGGGCAGTTCTGGTAGATCCAGAGAGAGATCACTGCCCGTATCGGTGGGCAGGGTATCGGTCATGCCACTGTCCATGGCAGCAGGAGCGGTTACGCTGCTGGCATCGACCACAGGGGCGGGTTCAAATTTGATCACCTGAGCAGAGCGGTAATCGCGGGAGAAATCCGCCACAAACAGGGTACCTTCTTCATCGATGCAGATCGAAACCGCATCGAGCGCACCACTGCCAAAATTGACAATGAATTCACCATTTTTATCAAAGCGTTTGATTTCGCCACCATCCAGAACATAGAGATCGCCATTGCGGGGATCGACGGCCACATCTTTGGGCGCATTGAGGTATTCCTGAATAAAGACAGAGGGTGTGCTGCCTTCGATTTTATAAATTTTGTTCTGTACGGGTACATAGGCATTGCCTGTTTTATCGACAGTGAGATTGCCACTGGCATTGACTCCAGAAACCAGGGTACGGCTGACGCCTGTATCATCAGATTCAGCCACACCGCCGAGACCATAAACATAGGTTTTGTTGCCGCCGCTGGCAATATCCAGAGCACCATCAGAATCGGCTTTGGTCACACTGCCATTGCTGGTATCAATCGTAAAGGTGCCGCTTTTTTCGTCGACGACCAGAATCTGGCCTGCGCTGTTGAGGGTCAGGCCACGGGTGGTGGCATTGAGGGGATGACGCAGCCCCAACCAGGTAGAAGCCATGTTTTTCCAGCCGGAGCCATCGCTGCTGTTCATTTTGATCACGGTGCCTTTTTTAATCAGGCTGCGGGTATCAATCGCGGCGACATAGAGGGTGCCACCTGAAGCGGCAAGGCCGACAGGTTGCCAGAGGTTGAGCAGAGAATCCTGGTCGACTTTAAAGGCGCCAATCTGTTTGTTGGGCAGGGCGGCTTCCAGGGCTTTAGAGCCGATTTCACCCTGCATGCGAATGGGGTTATTTTGAGGAGGAACAGCCCGGTTGGGAACAACCGTGACCTGGGCTTTGGTTTCCAGTTGTCCAAAACGGAAAACCAGGGTTTGTGTGCCAGCGGGAATATTCATCAGGGTAAAAGCGCCCTGACGGCTGGTGGTTTTGATGTCGGGATTGCCTTCGAGAGAAATTTCAACATTGTGCAAGGGCTGGCCACCACTGCTGACCACCTGACCGACAATCGAACCTACCTGACCCAGGGTGACATCGGTCGGCAGGGTATTGTTGCTGAGGGGATCTGCAACCGGAGCTACATTCATCAGATTGGGATCATTCTGTTGGGCATTCATCAGACTGGTAGGGTAATAGGGGACAGGGGGAAGGGTATTGCTGCGGCTGCAAGCGGTCAATGAAGCCGCGAGGGTTAAACCGAGTGCCCAAAATTTAATATTCTTCATGATTGCGTTCCTCTTACTCTCTCATCCGTCATCGTTATAGGATGATTATCCAGCTTTGATTGACCAAACTTGTCAGGGCAAATTAAAATTCAGTTTAAGTCAGTTCAAACTTTTAATTAATTTTTTGCCTTTGGAGCCATTTTTATGAAACATCCCGATCTCTCCGGCCTGCAGGATCAGTTGCAACAGGTCACTCCTTATTTTGAAGCTTTGCGCCAGCAGATCCACCGCGTGATTCTGGGGCAGGAAAACCTGGTAGAGCGCTTGCTGATTGCACTCTTGGGGGATGGGCATATTTTGCTGGAGGGAGTGCCCGGTTTGGCCAAAACGCTTTCGATCAGTACCTTGGCCCAGGCTGTGCATGTGGGGTTTAAACGGATCCAGTTTACCCCCGATCTTTTGCCTGCTGATTTAATTGGCACCCGGATCTACAATCCCCAGAACAACAGTTTTGAGGTCAAACAGGGGCCGATCTTTACCCATTTTCTGCTGGCAGATGAAATTAACCGTGCGCCCGCCAAGGTTCAAAGTGCGCTGCTTGAGGCCATGCAGGAGCGCCAGGTGACCATCGGCCAGGAAACCTATTTCCTGCCTGCCCCCTTTTTGGTGCTCGCCACCCAAAATCCTTTGGAGCAGGAGGGAACCTATCCTTTGCCTGAGGCCCAGTTGGATCGTTTTATGCTCAAAGTTCAGGTCAATTACCCGACGCCAGCGCAGGAGAAGGCGATTATTCTGCAGCAGGTCAATCAGAATGAAAAACTAGAAGTTCAGCCGGTTTTAAAAGCCGAGGATATTGTGGGGGCACGCACCCTGGTCAGACAGATCTATTTGGATCCAGCCATCGCCGATTATATCGTGGATCTGATTTTTGCCACCCGTGAGCCCGAGCGCTACCAATTGGACCTCCAGCATTTGATCCGCTGTGGCGCTTCTCCCCGTGCCTCGATCTATCTTGCGCTCTGTGCCAAGGTGCACGCCTTTTTAAACAAGCGGGCCTTTGTGATTCCTGAAGATGTAAAGGCGATTGGTTTGGATGTTTTACGGCATCGTCTCAGTATTACTTATGAGGCAGAAGCTGAGGAAATTACCTCAGAACAGATCGTGCAGAAGATCTTTGAGAAAATTCAGGTGCCTTAAAGAGTTTGTTCAGGAAACCGAGGCCAAAATCCAAGCTTTTGTAATGAAATACACTGGCGCAGAGATGATTTAATGGTATCCTGATATCGGTCTCTTGATCGAAACCGCACTCAAGTTTGAAGCTATATTTAAGAAAAAAAGATGTTTCAGGTGACCCATGAGAAAGTCTGTTCTTGATTATATCCTCCGGATATACTTGCCTGTAACGCTCCTGATCGTCGTTGTAACTTATACAGTGACTTATTTTGTATCTCGAGATGAGCGTTACCACGTCGGGTATCAACCCACTCAACCCATTAACTATTCCCACGAACTCCATGCAGGGCAGTTGGCAATTGATTGTCAGTATTGTCATACAGGAGCTTCAAAAGGACGCCATGCCAATGTGCCTGCCGTCGAAACCTGTATGAACTGTCATACTGTGGCCCGAACGGATCGTCCTGAGATTAAAAAGCTGACGGCCTTCTATAAGGAAAATAAACCGATCCCCTGGCAGCGAATTCACAAGCTTCCAGAGCATGTTTATTTTAACCACAGCGTGCATGTCAACAAAGGTCTGGCCTGCCAGGAATGCCACGGTCAGATTCAAACCATGCCTGTCGTGGCTCAAGCCAAGCCGTTTATGATGGCTGATTGTTTGGCCTGCCACCGTACTGCGCCCCAGAAATATCCGCATCTGGTCAATTTGACCGGTCTGAAAAAAGGGCCGGAAAACTGTACAGCGTGCCACCGTTAACGGAGATAACCATGGAAGAAAAAAACATTCAAAACGGAAAATCCCCGTCAGGTCTGGGACGTCGTAAGTTTCTGGCCCTGATGGGCAAAACTGCTTTGGGAGCTTGGTTGCTGCAACTCCTGCCTACCGAAGCCTTGGCTTTGCCCCTGCCCTTAAAAAAACGTTCAAATTCTTTGCCGAATAACAGATATGCTGCGCGTATTGCTGTGCATCCGAAGGCAGTGAAGCGAAATAAATGAGGAACTGAGAAATGCAGCAGAATAAACCTACACTGAAATATTGGCAGGCCCTCGAAGAATTACAGGATTCTCCTGAAGTTTTAGAGGCCAAAGGCCATGAATTTAAACAAGGGGTCACCGATGATTTTGACCCCTCTGAAATGGGCGCCGTTTCACGGCGTCGTTTTCTTGCCGCGATGGGCGCTTCCGCAGCGTTTGCCCTGACCAGCTGTAAATCCTACATGGATCACGGCAAGGTGGTTCCCTACAATCACCAGACAGAAGAAGTTATTGTGGGCCGCCCCACATTCTTTGCTTCTGCTGTTCGCACCCGTGATGCCGCCTGTAGCGTTTTGGTACGTACACGGGAAGGGCGCCCTATTAATTTGGCGGGCAACCCTGAAAACCCCTTTAACCAAGGGCATATTAACAGCCAGTTCCTGGCTTCCGTGACCGCGCTTTATGATCCTGAGCGTTTGAGCAAACCCCATAAGCCCGATGGCTCCAAGCTGTCCTGGCAAGAGGCGGATGATGCGATTCGGAAAGCCTTGCAGGGAGACAAGCAGGTCGCCCTGATTGCGCACAGCATTTTATCTCCTGCTTTCAGCCAATTGCTGAAAGATTTTCAGGCGCATTATTCGAATGTAAAGGTTTATACCCACAATACTTTCCATGATGGCATGCGGCAGGCTGCCTGGAAAAAATCTTATGGCCAGGGCGTTTTTCCCGCTTTGCAGTGGGATCAGGCCGATGTTGTTCTGGCCCTGGAGTCTGATTTCCTGGGTGTTGAAGGCGATCTTGAAATGGCAAGACTTTTTGCCGATCGCCGTGACATTATGAACAAAGCCAGCTTTAACCGCTTTTATGTGGCCGAAGGCAATCTGAGCCAGACAGGCATGAATGCAGATTATCGTCTGCGTTTGCGGCCCGATGCCCAGTATTCTCTGGTGATGGGGCTTTTGAATGAACTGGGTTCTTCACTCAGTTCAATGACTTTGGCCTCTGTCGCCAAAGCGCATGGCCTTTCAGAAGCTGTGCTCAAACATTTGGTTGAAGATTTGAAAAATTCCCACGGCAAGGCTTTGGTCTATGCCGGTGATCGTTTGCCGGAGGCTGTCCATATTGCAGTCAATGCCCTGAATGATCATTTGGGGGCGAGTGCACTCTACCGTCAGGAAAGTTCTGTTGCTCAGCTTGAGGGCAGCTCTGTTCAGGATTGGGAAAAGCTCGTTTCAGATATGAAATCTGGAGCCGTGGGGGCTGTTCTGCATTTGGGTTCTAACCCGGTCTTTGAACTGCCCACTGATTTGGGCTATGCAGAGGCTGTTGCGAAGGTTCCCCTGATTGCCACCCTTGGCACTCAGGTCAGTGAAACCACTGCCAAGAGCACGCATGTTTTACCCGTGCACCATGATCTCGAATCTTGGGGTGATTTCAAATCCCGTACCGGCTTGCATCTTTTGCAACAACCTGTGATTCGCCCAATTCATGATTCTCGCCAAGCAGAAGGTCTTTTCCTGGCCTGGCTGAAGGGTGAAAGCTATTCCGAGGATCTGTATCTTCACTATCTTCAAGACTATTGGCAAAAACAGGTTTATACCAAAGTCAAGCCGCTGGCTGATTTTAAAACCTTCTGGAATTCTGCTTTGCATGACGGCTTTGTGCAATATGCCGAGCCTGTTGCAAAGCCTGGTGCATTTAAAGCCTCGGCTTTAAAAGAAGCTCAAGCCCCTGAAACCGGTAAAGATTTTGTCGTCTTGCTGGGCCGCAGCTATGCGGTCGGTGGAGATGGCGAGTTCGCTGGCAATGGCTGGCTGCAAGAAATTCCTCACCCTGTCAGCAAGGTGGTATGGAGTAACTATGCTGCGATTTCTGTGACTGCAGCCAATGAATTGGGAATTAAAACCGATGATTTGGTTCAGGTTCAGGTCGGTAACCGTACCCTTGAACTCCCAGCCCTGGTTCAACCCGGTATGGCGGATAAGGTGATTGCGATTGAGTTGGGCTATGGCCGTTCTGTCGCTGGAATGATTGGCTCCGAGGTGGGTTTCAATGCCCATCAGCTTTTGAGCAAAGCCGATCAAAACAATCCCTGGATTCTGAAAGGCGCTTTGAGCAAAGGCAATGGCAAGAAACATCTTGTTTGCACCCAATTGCACCACGCCTTCGATCTGGAGCGCGAACAGGATCTGCATATCAAACGGGGTATTGTCCATGAGGCCAATTATCCTGAATATGTCAAAGATCCCCACTCTGCAGCGATGCATACCCACCATCTGATCAATGTCACCAAAATGCATACCTATGAGGGTGTGAAATGGGCAATGGCAATTGATGCCAATAAATGTACAGGTTGTGGCACCTGTGTGATGGCTTGTAATGTTGAAAACAACGTTCCCGTAGTCGGGCCTGAGCAGGTAGACAAAGGCCGTGAAATGCATTGGATGCGTTTGGACCGCTATTATTCTGGTACGCCGGAAGAACCGACGGTTTCAATTCAGCCCATGCTTTGTCAGCACTGTGATAACGCGCCCTGTGAAGTGGTTTGCCCGGTCAATGCCACCAATCACAGCCCGGATGGCCTCAATCAGATGGCCTATAACCGTTGTGTAGGCACCCGTTATTGTTCCAATAACTGTCCTTACAAGGTGCGCCGCTTTAATTTCTTTGATTATCGCAATCGCTTTGCCAAGGCCTATTACCGTCAAGAAGTCCACCAACTTCAGCACAATCCAGAAGTGACTGTCCGTTCCCGTGGGGTGATGGAAAAATGTACCTTCTGCGTGCAACGTTTGATGTGGGCTCGCCAGGAAGCCATTCGTGAAAAACGGGCATTGAAAGGCAGCGATGTCACGACTGCCTGTCAGGAAAGTTGCCCGAGCCATGCGATTGTCTTCGGAGATATGAATGATTCAGAGTCTCCCATTATGAAATATCGCAAGCATGTGACTGGTTACCATGTTCTGGAAGAGGTGAATGCCCGCCCGAACGTGACCTATGTCGCAAAACTTAGAAATACACACGACCATAGAAATACACACGCGTAGGAAACCAACCATGCAGGTAGCAAACAGACCGAGTTCAGACGCCATCAATCCCGATGGCACTATCCGGGACTTTTCTGTTGAACCCTCGGTGGTTCGCAAAAGTCCGAGTCTTCATGACATTACTGAGGTGATTTCCCGCCCGATTGAAAGCAAGGCGACCCTGAAGTGGTATATTGCCCTGGCAATTTCCGCTTCCCTGTTGATGCTTGAAATGGTGTGCTGGGGAATCAGCTTTTATTATGGTACAGGCATGTGGGGGAATAATATCCCCGTCGCCTGGGCCTTCCCAATTGTTAACTTCGTTTTCTGGATCGGGATCGGTCACGCCGGAACCTTGATCTCTGCGATTCTATTTTTGTTCAGGCAGAAATGGAGGAACGGGATTGCCCGTTTCGCAGAGGCCATGACGATTTTCGCGGTGATGTGCGCGGGCTTGTTTCCGCTCTTTCACACCGGCCGTCCCTGGTTGCCGCTTTACTTATTCCCTTATCCCAATAAGCATGCGGTTTGGGTAAACTTTCTTTCTCCCTTGGTTTGGGACGTGTTTGCGGTTTCGACCTATTTCACCGTCTCTCTGTTTTTCTGGTATACCGGTCTGGTTCCCGATTTTGCGACCCTGCGGGATCGCACCTTGGGCAAAGACCTGATCAGCAAAATTAAAAAGACCATTTATTCTGTGCTCAGCTTGGGTTGGCGTTTTTCCAACCGCCACTGGCGCCACTATGAACGGGTTTACCTGATTCTGGCAGGCCTTTCAACGCCGCTGGTACTTTCTGTACACACGATCGTAAGTTTCGACTTCGCGGTTTCAGGATTGCCAGGCTGGCATACCACGATCTTCCCCCCCTACTTCGTTGCGGGCGCGATTTTCTCTGGTTTTGCCATGGTGGTTACGGTCTTGGTGTTTATTCGCTATATCTTTGATATGCAGCACCTGATTACCATTGATACCCTGGAGAAGATGAACAAGATTATTCTCTTGACCGGTACCATCGTCGGCTATGCCTACGGGATGGAGTTTTTCATCGCCTGGTACAGTGGCAATCTGATTGAACAGTTCACCTTTATCAACCGAGCCTTTGGTCCTTACTCCTGGGCCTATTGGATCATGATCAGCTGTAACGTTATCAGCCCACAGATGTTCTGGTTCCGTAAGTTGCGCCGTTCTGTGCCTGTAATGTTTATTGCCTCCATCTTCGTGAATATTGGGATGTGGTTTGAACGTTATGTCATTACCGTAACTTCACTGGCCCGTGAGTTTCTGCCTTCCAGCTGGGGTTGGTACAATCCGACACTGGTAGACTTCGGTCTCTTGCTGGGCAGCTTTGGGATGTTCTTTACCTTGACTCTGCTCTTTGTGAAGTTCATGCCCGTTATCTCAATCGCGGAAGTGAAGAGTGTGACGGATGAAGCCAAACCCAGTCACCACGGAGGTGACCACTGATGAGCAAGAAAACTGAGAATACAGTTATGAGCGAACAAAAACAAAACAATAAACTCTTCGCAATGACGGGCTTATTTGATACGCCCGACGAGATTATGCATGCCGCGAGCGAAGCTTCTAAAAAGTATCGCAAGTTTGATGTGCATACTCCCTATCCGGTGCATGGCATGGATGATGCCATGGGCTTGGGTGAGTCACCAATTGGTTGGGTTACCTTGATTATTGGGACCACTTGTATGCTCCTTTTCCTGGGCTTTATTGCCTGGGTTTCTCTGGTCAATTATCCCAATATTTGGGCTGGCAAGCCTTATTTCAACCTGCCGGGTTATATCCCGATTCTGTTTGAAGTAACGGTTTTGACCGGAGCGGTTTCAACCGTTCTGATCCTGTTCTTCATTGTCTCGGGTTTTCCCCGGAACAATCATCCCCTGCATGATACGCCTTATATGCAACGCACCTCTGACGATAAATTTGGTCTTTGTCTTGAAGCCGCAGATGCTGCTTTTGATGAAGCTGAAGCCAAAGGGTTGCTTGAGCAATTAGGTGCCAAGCAGGTTCAGCCTGTTTATTTTGACCCCGTTGAAGAAAAGTCAGGTCTTTCTTTGACCAGCCCTGTTTTTCTCGTGGTCAGCGCTTTTGTGACTGTGGGTATTGCGACCCTGGCCTATTTCGCCCTCAACCGCATGGTGTTTATGCCGCCCTTTACCTTTATGAATCAGCAGGAACGCGTTGTGGCACAAACGCCCAATGGTATTTTTGCTGATGGCCGCTCAATGCAGTTGCCTGTTGAGGGGACTGTCGCCCGTGGATTGATGCCCTATCCATTCAAGTTGGATGACCCCAACCAAGCGCAGGCCATGGCCGGTAAATACATGGCCAACCCCCTGCCTGTTACCGCAGCCGTTTTGCAGACCGGTAAAATGCAATTTGAATCCAAATGCAGTGCCTGTCATGGTTATTATGGCGAAGGTGACAGCCGTTTGCGTGGTTTATTCCCTGCACCGCCTACCCTTCACTCCAAAAAAGTGACAGAGTGGGAAGACGCGAATATTTACCACGTGATTACCAATGGTCAGAATCTGATGCCTTCTTATGCTAAGCAACTGACCCGTGATGAGCGCTGGGCGGTCGTTCACTATGTCCGCGCGCTCCAAAGATCTCTCAAGCCGAAGGAAACTGACGTGCAATGAGTAGTACAACACACGCTATACACTACGAAAAGAAAAACCTTCCGGCCCTGGCCGGGACCATCGGCTGGGGAGTCCTGATCGCTGGTCTTGCTGTGGCTGGTGCCTCTTTTGCCATGGATCCCCTGCGTGCCAAATACAGCAGCATCATGTTGTTTATGTTTCTGGCCGGTGTGGGTGTTTGCTCCCTGTTTATGGTAGCGATTGAATATCTGGCTGGTGCAGTCTGGAGCACTCCCCTGCGCCGTGTCTTTGAAATTCTGGCTTCGACAGTGCTGTTCTTACCACTGTTTGCCCTGCCGATTCTGCCCTTTATGCAGGATCTCTATCTCTGGACCCATGAAACCGATGAAATTCTGGCCCGTAAAGCAGCCTATTTGAATCAGCCTTTTTTCCTGATTCGTCTGGCTTTGATTTTGGGGATCTGGATTCTCTTCTATAAGCTTTATTCCAGTCGTTCGCTGAAACAGGATACGACCGGCGATCAGCAAATGACTCATAAAAATGTCAAAATGTCAGCTTTGTTTATTCCTGTTTTCGGAATTTCAATCACGGCTTTGGCGATTGACTTTTTGATGAGTTTGGAGCCCCATTGGTTTTCAACCATGTTTGGCGTCAATTTCTTTGCTGGCTCCCTGGTGGCAGCTCTGGGCGTGCTCACGATTGCTGTCATTTTGCTCAATGAAAATGGCTATTTGATCAAGGGGATTATCGGTGATCATTATTACAGTCTGGGTTTTGGCATGTTTGCGGGTTGTGTTTTCTGGACCTATACCGCTTTCAGCCAAGGCATGCTGATTTGGTATGCCAACCTGCCTGAAGAAACCCCCTGGTTTCTGCATCGTTGGGAAGGCAGCTGGAAGGTCATTACCATTGCCTTGATTCTTGTGCATTTTATTGGGCCTCTGTTTGGTTTGATTCAACGTAAAAACAAACGCAATCCCCATCGTATGCTTTTCATGGCCGCCTGGGTCATCTTTGCGCATATGCTGGATCTCTACTGGATTGTGGTTCCTGTTTTCCAACCCAAAGGTCCTACCCTGGCGCTGACAGAATTTGGTTTTATCGCCATCGCTGTGGGCTTCCTGATCGTGCTGGTCACCCAGCAGGCCAAAAAGAAAAACCTGGTCGCAATTGGAGATCCCAAGCTGCAACGTGGTTTGGCATTCCGTCTGTAGGAGAAACGAAATATGAAACTTTTGAAATCTCAACTGACACGCAAATTGCCTGCGGCTGTGATGGCCTGCATCGCGATACTTGGCGCTGCTCATCTGAGTAGTGGCCAAGCCTTGGCCGATGCGGCCCTCTTGAAACAGGTTCAATCTTCGGATGCCCAGGTTAAAAAGGGGCAGGAATTGTTTCTGAAAAACAATTGCAATTCCTGTCATGGGGATCAAGGCAAAGGCGATGGCTTGGCCGCAGCCGCCCTGAATCCCAAACCCCGTAATTTTCACGCCAACGCCAACTGGAAGAATGGCACTTCTTTTGCAGGTTTGTATAAAACCCTGGAAGAAGGCCTTGCCGGAAGTCCAATGTCGTCCTATGCGCATATTCCCGCAGGGGATCGCGTGGCGATTATTCACTTTATTCGCAGTTTGAACAAAAGCATTTATTCAGATTTGTCTGAAACAGAAGTGAATAAGCTGGATCAAGACTTTGGGCTGGCGAAAGCTTTGGCTTCCAGTGGTAAAAGCAAGGTGATTCCTGTGGCGGTGGCCATGGAAAAACTGGTTGCTGAAGCTGCCGGTGAACGCGCAGCGGTAGAAAAAGCCATGAATCAGATCAAGGGACAATCTGCCTCCTCTGGTGCCAAGCTTTTTCAATTGGCTGTTTATGATCCTGAGCGCGCTCTGACGCTCTTAAAACACTCCCGCCATTGGAAAGTCAATGTGCAAGAGTTTTCTAAGGTCGCGTTGGCTGATGCTTCTCACAATGGTTTTAAAAGCCGGGTTGCCAGTTTTTCACAGCAACAATGGCAGGAATTGTTTGATTATCTGAAGAAACTCCTGTGATCAGGATGCCGGACTCTGACTGCTTTTAACGGTATGCTATAATTCAGTTACCGTTTTAACTGATGACTGTATGTAAATACTTTTTATCGGTGGAATTATGAAGCAGGGCCCTCAGAGTCCGGTTCCTTTACGGAAGTTCGCTTCAAAAAAAATATGATTTGCTGAATGAGTGAGGAAAGAACGTGGTACGAGCGGCTGGAGTTACAGATGTAGGAAAAGTTCGTCAAATTAACCAGGATAGCTTTGAAATTCTGGAAGATCAGCATATCTATATTGTCGCAGATGGCATGGGCGGGCACGCCGCTGGTGATCAAGCCAGTCGGATTGCCGTGAAAACCATCAATGAAATTTTGTCTGCCTATGATTTTTCGACAGAAGCCCTGGATGCAGAAGAAAACAGCCCTTTGGCAATTGAAGAACTTATTCGCTATGCCCTGCAGGAAGCCAATGAGCAGATTCTTTTGGCTTCACTCAGCAATCAGCATCTCCAAGGTATGGGCACCACCGCGATTGTCGCGATTGCCTATAATGGCAGTGTGTTTATTGGCCATGTAGGCGACAGCCGAACCTATTTAATACGCAATCAACAGCTTTCACAATTGACAGAAGACCATTCTGTTGTTCAACAATTGGTGCGAGCTGGCGCGATTTCTGAAGAAGAAGCCGCTGTTCATCCTTATAAAAACGTCATTACCCGTTGCTTGGGAATGCAGGCCAATGTTGAGCCTGATACCATGGAGCTTGTTTTACAACCGGGCGATCGCATTTTGATGTGTTCGGATGGTCTTTCCAATATGGTCACCAATGCAACGATGCAAGAAGTTGTTCTGGCCAATGAAGATCCGCTTCCCGCCTGTGAAAAACTGATTGCCCTTGCCAATGAAAATGGTGGGACAGATAATATCACTGTTCTGCTCTTGTATAATGACTGATTGAATTAAGATGCGGATCGAAAAATTGAACCAGAAGTCTTATTGTAAATGACAAATAGCAGTCTGATTCTCGGCAAATACGAGATCATTGAAGAAATTGGCCGTGGCGGTATGGGTGTCGTCTACAAGGCCAAAGATGTTCGGATTGATCGTATTGTTGCGATTAAAGAATTATTGATTAATCCGGCCCTGGTCAAAGCGGCAGAGGAAATTATTGCCCGTTTTCACCGTGAGGCCCAGACTGCTGGCGGCCTCCAGCACCCCAATATTGTTACTATTCATGATTTTGGCGAAGACAATGGCAAGCACTATATTGCCATGGAATTTATTGAGGGCAAGAACCTCAAGGAATATATGGAAGATGGTCATTCCTTTTCCCAAGACCAGCTTTACGATATTCTGATTCAGATTTGTGAAGGTCTTCAGCACGCCCATGAACGCAAGGTCGTTCACCGCGATATCAAGCCCGATAATATTTCGATTACTTCGAAGGGCGTTGTAAAAATTACCGATTTCGGGATTGCCCGTATGTCGACCAGCAATCCCATGATGCAAATGACCCAGGATGGAACCATGTTGGGTACCTTGGGGTATATCTCCCCTGAACAACTGCAAAATTCCAGCGCTGTCGATCACCGGGCCGACCTCTTCTCTTTCGGCGCGATGATGTATGAACTCTATACCAGTAAATTGCCCTTTGATGGCGGCAATTTAGGTGCAACCATTCTTAAAATCGTTTCAGAAG from the bacterium (Candidatus Blackallbacteria) CG13_big_fil_rev_8_21_14_2_50_49_14 genome contains:
- a CDS encoding serine/threonine protein phosphatase; the encoded protein is MVRAAGVTDVGKVRQINQDSFEILEDQHIYIVADGMGGHAAGDQASRIAVKTINEILSAYDFSTEALDAEENSPLAIEELIRYALQEANEQILLASLSNQHLQGMGTTAIVAIAYNGSVFIGHVGDSRTYLIRNQQLSQLTEDHSVVQQLVRAGAISEEEAAVHPYKNVITRCLGMQANVEPDTMELVLQPGDRILMCSDGLSNMVTNATMQEVVLANEDPLPACEKLIALANENGGTDNITVLLLYND
- a CDS encoding quinol:cytochrome C oxidoreductase, whose product is MDPLRAKYSSIMLFMFLAGVGVCSLFMVAIEYLAGAVWSTPLRRVFEILASTVLFLPLFALPILPFMQDLYLWTHETDEILARKAAYLNQPFFLIRLALILGIWILFYKLYSSRSLKQDTTGDQQMTHKNVKMSALFIPVFGISITALAIDFLMSLEPHWFSTMFGVNFFAGSLVAALGVLTIAVILLNENGYLIKGIIGDHYYSLGFGMFAGCVFWTYTAFSQGMLIWYANLPEETPWFLHRWEGSWKVITIALILVHFIGPLFGLIQRKNKRNPHRMLFMAAWVIFAHMLDLYWIVVPVFQPKGPTLALTEFGFIAIAVGFLIVLVTQQAKKKNLVAIGDPKLQRGLAFRL